The following are encoded in a window of Candidatus Brocadiia bacterium genomic DNA:
- a CDS encoding 2-oxoacid:acceptor oxidoreductase family protein, translated as MKRIEIWIGGIGGQGVVFAANLLGQAASLQYPYVAATAHYGPESRGSITSTELVISRTRGINYPYIESPSILLLMHQKAYDYIAQHPAEFKNTPTHIIYDSTLVNRPKLAKSSKTSVIGIPATGIAMDKFNNTVIANLILVGKLVQATGIVKKGNVFKFVKADKSGSLQALEIGLSAK; from the coding sequence ATGAAACGAATAGAAATCTGGATAGGCGGTATAGGCGGACAGGGCGTGGTATTTGCGGCCAACCTGCTGGGCCAGGCGGCCAGCCTGCAGTATCCTTATGTCGCCGCTACAGCCCATTACGGGCCGGAAAGCCGGGGCAGTATTACCTCAACCGAGTTGGTTATTTCCCGGACCAGAGGCATCAACTATCCTTACATCGAATCGCCTTCTATCCTGCTCCTGATGCACCAGAAGGCGTATGATTATATCGCACAGCATCCGGCTGAGTTCAAAAATACGCCTACCCATATTATATACGACAGCACCCTGGTCAATCGGCCCAAGCTGGCCAAGTCTTCGAAAACATCGGTTATCGGCATACCGGCCACCGGTATTGCTATGGATAAATTTAATAATACCGTTATTGCCAATCTTATCTTGGTCGGTAAGCTGGTCCAGGCTACGGGCATTGTCAAAAAAGGTAATGTTTTCAAGTTCGTCAAGGCGGACAAATCAGGCTCCCTCCAGGCATTGGAAATCGGCCTGTCAGCCAAATAA